In one Bacteroidota bacterium genomic region, the following are encoded:
- a CDS encoding metal-dependent transcriptional regulator — protein sequence MNSLTEENYIKAIYKLCEKSREAITTNAIADKVHTKAASVSDMLKKLSKKKLINYRKYQGVTLTTNGEKIALDIVRKHRLWELFLVQKLNFKWDEVHDIAEQLEHIQSDELIRRIDKFLDYPRFDPHGDPIPDEKGKLHIQQSKLMSQIKKGKYCIIIGVVDHSPAFLRYLDKTGLELGNELKIEDRVDYDQSIFIQLKNKQSTHISHDVAKNILVLEK from the coding sequence ATGAATTCGCTCACCGAAGAAAACTATATCAAGGCGATATACAAGCTCTGTGAAAAGAGTAGGGAAGCCATAACAACCAATGCTATCGCAGACAAAGTACATACAAAAGCGGCATCGGTAAGTGATATGCTGAAAAAATTGTCGAAAAAGAAGCTTATCAATTACCGTAAATACCAGGGTGTTACTTTAACAACGAATGGGGAAAAGATTGCATTGGACATTGTCCGCAAACACCGGCTGTGGGAATTATTTCTTGTTCAGAAACTGAATTTTAAATGGGATGAAGTACATGATATTGCCGAACAGCTCGAACATATTCAATCGGATGAATTGATCAGGCGGATAGACAAGTTTCTTGATTACCCCCGGTTCGATCCGCATGGAGATCCTATTCCGGACGAGAAAGGGAAGCTGCATATACAGCAATCTAAATTGATGTCGCAGATCAAAAAGGGAAAATACTGTATTATAATAGGAGTTGTAGATCATTCTCCCGCCTTCCTGCGCTACCTGGATAAAACCGGATTGGAGCTGGGAAACGAATTAAAAATTGAGGATCGGGTGGATTATGATCAGAGTATATTCATTCAATTAAAAAACAAACAATCAACACACATCAGTCATGATGTAGCTAAAAATATTCTTGTACTTGAAAAATGA
- a CDS encoding c-type cytochrome, producing the protein MKQNLVLAALSLAIIGLIACQKMLPKTPDNDEILDGPVDGLSNSQNAQFLAGDIAFNDEVFSPEKGLGPYFVATSCGSCHAGDGKGHPFTTLTRFGQSDTTGNKYLQYGAPQLQNRSIPGYAPEQIPAGASSAKFTPPANTGLGFLEALTDAQILSNADPNDNNGDGISGVPNYIAPPSFFTPKWYHQSVGGKYIGRFGKKAAAIDLLHQTVNAYNQDMGITSEYSPYEPGINGIEGIYADNVSEPEVESSNVLNVVFYLRTLKAPVQRNQADAAVIAGKQLFINTGCANCHVQQWTTPFSDIGALSNKTFYPYTDLLLHDMGSDLDDNYTEGVAKTSEWRTPPLWGLGLSKNSQGGKYFLLHDGRATSIDEAIKYHDGEAKKSKDLYNQLSEAEKQNLIKFLESL; encoded by the coding sequence ATGAAACAAAATCTTGTATTAGCAGCCCTGTCATTGGCTATTATTGGCCTGATCGCCTGTCAAAAGATGCTGCCCAAAACTCCGGATAATGATGAAATCCTAGATGGTCCGGTAGACGGACTCAGCAATTCACAGAACGCGCAGTTCCTGGCCGGTGATATTGCATTCAACGATGAAGTGTTCTCTCCCGAAAAAGGTCTGGGACCTTATTTTGTGGCTACATCCTGTGGCAGTTGTCATGCCGGAGACGGTAAGGGGCATCCATTTACAACGCTTACCCGGTTCGGGCAATCGGATACTACCGGGAATAAATACCTGCAATACGGAGCGCCGCAACTACAAAACAGGTCCATCCCCGGATATGCTCCTGAACAAATACCTGCGGGAGCATCATCTGCGAAATTCACACCACCCGCAAATACAGGATTAGGATTTTTAGAAGCTTTAACCGATGCACAGATACTTTCAAACGCCGATCCGAACGACAATAACGGTGATGGCATTTCAGGTGTTCCAAATTACATTGCTCCTCCATCATTTTTTACACCTAAATGGTATCACCAGTCGGTCGGAGGAAAATACATTGGGCGTTTTGGCAAAAAGGCAGCAGCCATCGACCTCCTGCACCAGACGGTGAACGCCTATAACCAGGATATGGGGATTACTTCTGAATACTCTCCCTATGAACCGGGAATAAACGGCATAGAAGGTATTTATGCCGACAACGTTTCGGAACCAGAGGTTGAAAGTTCGAATGTGCTTAATGTTGTTTTTTATTTACGCACATTAAAGGCTCCTGTTCAACGTAACCAGGCTGATGCTGCAGTTATTGCCGGAAAGCAATTATTCATAAATACAGGTTGTGCCAATTGTCATGTTCAGCAATGGACCACGCCGTTCTCCGATATAGGCGCCCTGAGCAATAAAACATTTTATCCCTATACAGACCTGTTACTTCACGATATGGGGAGTGATTTAGATGATAATTATACGGAAGGAGTGGCTAAGACCAGTGAATGGAGAACGCCTCCATTATGGGGACTGGGTTTATCCAAAAATTCCCAGGGTGGAAAATACTTTCTGCTTCATGATGGACGTGCCACAAGCATTGATGAGGCAATTAAATACCATGATGGTGAGGCTAAAAAGAGTAAAGATCTGTACAACCAGCTAAGTGAAGCAGAAAAACAAAATCT